One Mycolicibacterium doricum genomic window, GTTGTCGCGTTTGACGCGTCCCTCGGCGAGCAGCTTCGCGTAGAGCTTCAGCAGGGTGGGTTCGTCGAGTCGTTGGAGGCGCTCGCCGCCGATGTGCGGAATGACGTACCACCGCGCGTAATCGCTCCAACTGCGCCAGGTGGTGGCGTCGAGTGTCGGTTCGACCGCGGTGAGCCACTCGGTGAGGAACTCGCCGACGGTGCGGGTGGAGGGTTTGACGATGCGGCCGCGGTCCGCGTCGCGCATCGCGTCACGGCAGGCCTTCCACGCCTCCCGCTCGGTGTCGAAGCCGCCCTTGGTGATCCATGGGTAGGTGCCGGTGGCGGGATCACGTTGTGGGGAGCGGAATTTGTAGTACCACTTCGCGCCCCGGTGATACACCGATCCCTTCATGACGCGAGCTCACGGAGACCTGAGGTCACGACATAGACGCGGCCGCCCAGCCGGCGAACCGGCAACTCGCCGGAGTTCACGAGGCGATACGCCGCTGCTCGGCTGATCCCCAGCAGTTCCGCGGCGTGCGGCACGGAGAGAAGCAGGGGGAGTCCCTTGAACGGGTTGTCTTCCATTTTGATCACCACCCTCCACTGGAGTTGTGTGGGGCTACGGCTCGTGCGACGTGCTGCAGCGCGTGTGTGGAATTTGTCGCCGCGACGTCACGTCGCAGACGGTTCTGCTTGGCTGCGCTGAGGTTCATCAGGCACCCAACACCACTGTAATTCGCGGCACGACAGGTTTGTGCAGAGTTTTCGCGCATCGACTCACGACGAGTCACGCAATGCGCAATGTCGCAATGCTTTTCACACCCCCGGACTTACTACACACTATCCTCCCCTTCCCGCCATCGCCTCACTTTCCGTCAATCGCATCACCATGCATACCGCTGCGTCTCCAAACACGCTGCCTCCCTTACTCTTATCCCAGGCGCTTCACCTCGTCTCACATCCCCGACACCCCCAAAGTTCTGCATGGCACATTTGCACAACGGTGCGAGAATGGCTGTGGCGCAGCACGTGCCGCGGGCGCCAGCGGGAGGGGCGAGACGATGTTGACGATCGCCAAGTTGAAGCGGTGGTCGATCAACTACTACATCGACACCGCCCAGGCGGCCGAGCGCGCGTCCAAAGATCGCGCCCGGTCCGGCGGTGGGCTGGGGGAGTACTACTCCGAACACGAGACCCGCACTCCGGTGTGGTTGTGCGCGGGTGACACCCGCCGCGCGGCGGCTTTGGTCGGGTTGACAGACGCCCAGCGCGCGGGCGGGGAGGCTGACGCGGGGGTGGTGGCGCGCTGGCTCGATGACGGGGTCGCCCCGAGCGGTGCGCGTGGTCGGGCGTTCGGGGAGCGCGGGGTGCATGGCTTCGATCTGACGTTCTGCGCGCCGAAGAGTGTGTCGTTGGTGCGGGCGTTGCGCGTCGACGACGTCGTGATGAAGGCGATGGCCGATGCGCATGACACCGCGTTACGTGAGGCGATGGAGTATGTGTCGACGCACGCGGGGTACACGCGGGTGCACAACCCACGGACCGGTGAGAAGGATCTGGTGCGGCTGCCCGGTTTGGTGGCGGTGGCCTATCAGCATGAGACGTCGCGGTGCGGGGATCCGCATCTGCATACCCACGTCATCGTCCCCAACCGGCAGGCCCGCGTCGACGGACAGCTGGTGTCGATCGACGGCACATCGCTGTATCACGAAGCGCGGGCCGCCGGAGTGATCTATCAAGCCACGCTGCGCCGGGAACTGCACCGGTCCATGGTGTTCGAGTGGGCGCCGGTCGATTCATCGACCGGCATGGCCGAGCTGGCTGGAGTGGACCGCGACACAATCACCGCGTGGTCGCGACGATCGACCGCGTTGCGGGAGTGGGCCGCCGGCAATCTCAAGGTGGTCGATGGGCCCTTGTCGGCGGCGCAGCTTGCCGCCGCGCAGAAAGCCACCCGCCCCGGCAAGCCCGAAGAATTGGCCTGGGGACAGCTGGTCGCGGAATGGCGCGCCGATGCGCGGGGTCTGCGCCTGGACCGCGCAGCGTTCGAGGCGGCGCGCGCGGCGCGGCGCGCGGCCGCGCGGACGCCGTTCGACCGTGCGCGCCTGGCCGCGGCCGCGGAGAAGATCGAGAAGGCGGCGTTCACCCGCGCGGACCTGGTCGAGATCGTCGGCGCGCACCTTCCCGTCGACAGCGACCAGTCACCGCGGGAACTGGTGGAGGCTGCGGTCGACGAAGTGGGGGTCAGGCTGACCGCCCCGCGGGCGGCGCATCAGCGGGAGGGACATGAGCGGTTCACCCTCGATCAAATCCTCAATGAAGAGAAAGCGGTACTGTGAACCGTCCCCGGTTTTGTGCGCACTTCCTTTGTTGGGAAGGATGGCGCGATGCCGAGTAAGTACGACGAGAACACCAAGGCCAGGGCGGTGCGGTTGGTCCGCGAGCACCGCGATGATTACGACTCGGAGTGGGCGGCGATGAAGGCGATCGCGGGCCGGCTGGGGATGAACGCGGAGACGCTGCGCAAGTGGGTTCGCCAGGCCGAGGTCGACGCCGGTGAGGCGGCAGGGATGTCCAGCGAGGAGAGCCGGGAGCTGCGGGAGCTACGCCGCAAGACCAGGGAGCTTGAGGCCACGATCGAAATCCTCAAGGCCGCAACGACTTTCTTCGCGCGGGAGTGCGACCCGCTACACCGCTGATCTGTGCGTTCATCGACGAACACAAGGAGCGGTTCGGGGTCGTACCGATCTGCCGCGCCCTGGGGATCCAGGGCGTGGCGATCGCCCCGCGCACCTACTGGGCACACCGCTCGTCGGCACCATCAAAACGGGCCCTGTGGGACACCACGATCACCGAGATCCTGGCCGGCTACTACGAACCCGACGCCGACGGGAAACACCCACCAGAGAGCCTGTACGGCAGCCTGAAGATGTGGGCGCACCTGCAACGTCAGGGCATCCCGGTGGCGCGGCGCACGGTGGAACGGATCATGCGCCACAACGGCTGGCGGGGCGTCATGCGTGCTCGCCGCCCGCCGCGCACCACCGAGCGCGACCCGGCCGCGGACCGGGCGCCGGACCTGGTGGGCCGCAACTGGCGCGTTGGCGCACCCAATTTGCTGGAGGTAGCTGACTTCACCTACGTCCCGCTGGACACCGGTGGGTTCGGCTACACCGCGTTCGTCGTCGACGCCTATGCCGGGCTGATCCCAGGCTGGGAGTGCTCGATGGTCAAAGACACCGGATTCGTCGAGCGCGCGCTGCGCCACGCGGCAATCTTCCGGGCCCGTCAAGGCCATCCATTCAACGACACGATCCATCATAGCGACGCCGGAAGCCAGTACACCGCAATCCATTACAGCGAAACGCTGATGTTGGAGGGGCTGATCCCCTCGATCGGTACCGTCGGCGATGCCCTGGACAACGCGCTGTGCGAAACTACGATCGGGCTCTACAAGACCGAGTGCGTTCGCCCTGGCTCCCCGTTTCGTACGGGGCCGATCCGAACCGTCGCCGACCTGGAGAACATGACCTCGGGGTGGGTTAGCTGGTACAACGAGCGCAGGCTCATGCACCGCCTGGGCCGCATCCCACCGGCCGAGGTCGAGGCCGAGTACTACGCTCGACTCCAGGCCGGAGAGCACACCGGTCACACGTAACGAGGTGTGCATGAAACCGGGGATGCTTCACTGGATCTGGTCGATGCGCAGGAGCCGCGCGCCATGCTGTGGATCAAGCCCGAAGACACCGCCGGACTCTCGGCCGATCAGCGCCGCGCCGTGGAGAACATCGGCGCATCGCCATGGTTGGTGCAGCCGTTGTCCGCGCCGGCGGGTGCGGGCAAGACCACCACCATGCGCGCCTTGATGCCGGCGGTGCACCGCCGCCACTACGGCCACATCCTGGTCCTCGCCCCGACAGGCAAGGCGGTCGATGTCGCGATGCGGGAGGGGGCCGGCGACACCGGCCACACCGTCGCCAAAGCCCTCCAACTGCTGCGCGACAACCAACTCGATCTGAGCCCGGCGACATTGGTCGTCGTCGACGAGGCCGCCATGGTCGGCACCAACGATCTCCGTCAACTCCTCACCGCGACGACTGCCGCCGGGGCGAAGACAGTCCTAGCGGGAGTTTCCGGGCTACGGTGAGGGATGGTTTGATTGTGCCTGGTGGCGCGGTGTTTTCGGGCAGTGGTGGTGTATTACCCAACGTGTCGTGGGGCGCTGTGGGTGGGTCAGCGGGTGGGCGCGTATTGGTGAAGTTGAACAGGTCGGCTAGTTTTCGCTGGGTGGGGGTCATGTCGGTGAGCATGCGTTGGGCGCGGGGGCGGCCCTTGGCGCCGTCGTGGTAGAGCAGCACGGTTTCTTCGATGCCGGCGAGTTGGTCGAGTAGTTCACGCACTGACAGGTGCAGGCCGGCCTGGTCGGCGTGGCGGCGCATCAGGTGGGCGACGGCCAGGGCGAGCACGCAGTAGAACACGTGCACGCGGATCTTGGAGTCGGTCCAGTGGTGCATCGGGCTGAACGAGACCACGTGGGGGTCTTTGAGTTGGCGGAAGCCGAACTCGGCGTCGGATTGGGACCGGTAGGCGGCCACCACATCGGGCACCGGCCAGTCGCGGTTGGTGAACAGGATCCGTTTTCCGAACAGCCGCGCCTCGAGCCGGGCCCGGGCGCGGGGGTCGGTGCGCCAGGTCAGACGCAGTTCGGCGGGCCCGTCGCCGGTCAGCGTGACGGTGAGGATGTCGGCGACCCAGCGGGGCTTGCAGATGGCGGCGATCTCGGCCTCCACCTTGTCGCGGTCACGGCGGGTGCGGCCGCGGGCCAGCCTGGCGGCCAGCTCGGCCAGGCGGCGCCGCGCCTTGGCCAGGGTCTGGTCCAGGCCGCGGGCCTGCTTGGCGTGCAGGTTCGCCGAATGGGTGAGCACCGCGCGGCGGGTCACCCCGAGCGCGGTGACGGTGGTGTCGACGTAGCTCAGTCCCGGGTAGCGGTCGGGGTCCACCGGTCGGAAGGAGCGGTCGGGGATCGCCAGCAGGTCGGGGTGATCGCTGGGCGGCAGTGAGCCGACGAACCCGATGCCATGCTCTTCCACCACGGTGTGGTTGTCGCTGCTGTTCTGCCCGGCGTCATAGACCACGGTCAGCGACTCCACCCCGGCGACCAGGTCCGCATAGCGGGTCACCAATTCGTCGATGACCGCGCTGAACTGGGTGACGTCGGGCCGGTCTCCGGGGTAGGCATGGCTGATCACCGGCACCCCGCCGTCGCGGGTGATGACCAGCGCCAACCCGACCAGCCGCAGATCGGTGCGTTTCTGCTTGGCCTTGCCCCGCTGCGCGATCGGCGCGCGCTGGTTGCCGGTGTCGATGAAGGTGGCGAAGTTGGTTATGTCCAGCGCCAGCCCGCTCAGGTCCAGCCCGAACTCGGTCACCATCGCCCGCGACAGCCGGCTCTCGATCTGCCGCAGCTGCACCTCGTCGAGGCGGTCCATCGCATCCCAGAACCGGCGGTGATCGGTCGCGGCCCGGTTCAGTTTCACCCACCGGCCCCCGGCTGTCGTGTCCCACCAGTCGGCGAAGCCGCGCTTGGAGCACGGATCAACAATCCGGTTCGCACACGCCAACGCCACATAGGTGCCCACCGACGCGGCCGCATCCCCGCGGCGGGGCGCCACTTCATCGACGATGCCGGCCACGTCCAGCCGGACCAGCATCGACCACACTGCCGCCAAGTCGCCGAACCGCTTGTGCTGGCTGCGGACCGGCTGCCCGCCCGGCGTCTGCGTCAGCTTGGCCAGCACCTCCTCGGCGCTGCCCAGATACTGCTGGGACACGATGCGTGGCTTGCCGCCCACCCGGGCGGACTCCACCAGGTAGTAGTAGGTCTGCTGCCCGCGGCGCTTCCCCACGATCGACGCCATATATGGGTAATACACTCCTGTCACACAAACCTCAAGCACCACAACACAAGACACGCCGGTCAACTACAGAGCCCGGAAACTCCCGCTAGTGGGCGATGAGCATCAGCTGGCCCCGGTCAAAGCTCGTGGCGGCATGTTCGCCCAACTCTGCGACGACCTGCCCTGGACGCAGAAACTGTCCGAGGTGTGGCGGATGCGCGACCCCGAGGAACGCACCGCCTCACTTGCGTTGCGCGACGGAAACCCGGCCGAGGTGGCCCGCGCCGTCTCTTGGTATCGCACTCATGACCGGCTGCACTGCGGTGACGCCGTCACCATGGCCCAAGACGCACTCGCCGCCTACCAGACTGACCTGTCGAAAGGCCATGACGCGCTGTTGATCTGCGACACCACCGAAATGGCCCGCGCGCTCAATTGGCGCCTCCATGGACAACGCATCGGTAGAGACGAGCCCACCCTGACCGTCGCGAATGGAGAGCAGGTCGGGGTGGGGGATCTGATCGTCAGCCGCCGCAACGATCCCGACGTCACGGTCATCGACAATCCACAAGCCACCGAGTCCGCCCCGATGGTCCGCAACGGAAACCGCTGGCGAGTCGCCGCAGTCGACGAGAGGAACGATCGCATCGCCGCGGTGCGGCTCGATGACGGCGTCGGTGCCGTTTTCAGAGGGGACTACGTGCGCGAGCACATCAACCTCGGATACGCCGTCACCGTGCACTCCGCCCAAGGCGTCACCGCCGACACCAGCCACGCCATCCTCGGCGAAAACAGCACCCGAAACCTGCTCTACGTAGCCATGACTCGCGGCCGCCACACCAACACCGCACACCTCTACGAACGCACCGTGGAGAACCTTCCTTCGCTGGAGTCTGTACCACTTGCCCGCGGAAACTCCACCGAAGCGGCGCAACTCGTGCGGTCCCTGACTGCCCGCGACGACACGCCGCAGACTGCCCATCAAATCGCCTCCCAGGCGAATCTCGCAGCGATGCCCGCAATCGTCGCGGGGTTCGTGAGCTGCCGCACCGACGCGATCGAATCTCGACGAGAGGCCTTCGGCAGTTGGAAGGCCGCGATCGCTCAACAAAACCAGGGACAGGATTTGGCGCGCGACCGAGGCATCAGCCTGAGCCGAGGTAGTGACAACGGTCTGGATCTCTAAGCTCACCAAGGTCGCGACGAGCTACACAAACTGTGCTATCGCGATCCCTTTACCACCAAGCATCAACTTGACACACATCACCATCGAGGATTGCCGGAATCATATGAAAACCAGAAGTATTCGCGAACTCATCGATTCGCACAGTCTGCTTCGTGATTGCCCCCGTGGGCATGACTAGCACCACAATCGGTATCAGTGAGGTTTTCTCACTTGGGGCGTGTGAGGTTGGTGTGACTGGAGTTTCCGGCGTGTCGTGAGAGCAGGACGTGGGGTCCCTGCTCAAGGATCGGTTCCGACGAAGAAAGCCGTTCCGCTGCAAGAGGACCCCACGTGTTCACCTACTCTGCCATCTGCGACGTCCCCGAGGAAACCCTGCTTCATGTGACCGCGTTGCTGCACGCGCACCGGCGCGAGATCGGCACCCGCGCCGGGCGTCGCGCGGGCACAGCCCGCACGCAGGCCAAGCTGGTGCTGCGCTGGTTCCGCGACGACGCCCCGATCCGGCTGCTGGCCTTCGAGGCCGAGCTGCCAATCTCCACCTCCTACCGGTACCTGCACGAGGCGATCGACGTGATCGCCGAACAAACACCCGAGCTGCACGACGTGCTCGACCGGGCGAAGCGGGAACAGTGGTCGCATCTGACGCTGGACGGCACGCTGATCGAGATCGACCGGGTGAACGAGCGCGCCGAGGCCGGTCATCACCTGTGGTACTCGGGCAAGCACAAGACTCAGGGCGGCAACGTGCAGATCCTCGCCGACCCGGGCGGGTTCCCGGTGTGGTCGAGCGAGGTCGAACCGGGCAGCGTGCACGACATCACCGCTGCCCGCGCGCACTGTCTGGGCGCGTTGTACAAGGCAGCCGCCGACGGCGTGCCGACGCTGACGGACAAGGGATACGAGGGCGCCGGGATCGGGGTGCACAGCCCGGTCAAAGGCCGCGACCTCGATGTCGCCAATCGCAGCTACAACACGCTGCTGACCGCGACCCGGGCAATCGGGGAACGCGCCAATGCCGAACTCAAAGAACGCTGGCGGTGTCTCCGGCGAATCAGACTGTGCCCAACCAGAATCGGCCAGATTGTTGCCGCCGCAATCGTCCTATCAACTCTCCAGAGGGGAAACTACTGAGAAAACGTCAGTCCACGTTATCCGCACCGAATGTGTTGGCCGCGCACATTTTGTCGACGCGCGAGCTTCGGTGCAAATTGACCTCAGCTCAACAGATTTCTACGAGTCGCCTCGGTGGCACTCCGTGATGAAGCATAGGCGAATTGCGGGGCGCATCGGTGCACGCGGCGATCCCTGGTTCTGTCTGGCCAATGGAGTAGATCTACCTACCGCATAGGATGCCGGCGAGCCAGCGTTTCGATCTCATCGGTGGTGATGTGCGCGCGCTTGCTCACGGTCGGCGGCGTCGCGAAATCTGCTGGGCCGCCTTCGACGTTGAAGCACTCCACAATGGCGACCAGGTTGGAGTCCATCAGCTCGGCCCAACCCTCATTGCGAGACGGGTGATGCCAGGAGTGGCATACAGCGGGTAGCCCAGAAACAAGATCGGTGAACGGGTGAATCTCGCCCGGATGTAACTCCGTCCAGCAGCTGACGTCAACCCAGGCGTCATCTACGAGCGTGGTATTACTCTTATGGACCAGCTCCCAGGCGAGAGGCGGAAAGTAGACCGATGCAATAGCATTAATTCCGCGCGGCACGCCGGCAAGATTTCGACGCACGTAAGGCCCGGTAACGTGAAACCCGGCGATGGGACCCGCGACGCGGGCTGTTTTGCCGCGAGCCAACGCCAGATATATACCGATGCTCGACGGCATTTGAAAAGGGCCGCCGCTCAGGAGCCCCTCCGCAAGACTCGTCCACTGGCGTTGAATCGAAGGCCCCGTTGCACACATACCGATGAGGATCGAGCGAGCTACCGCGCCTGGATCGATCAAAACTGGCGGCATTGCGATAAGGCGGGGTACCTCGATATTCCAGTTCTTGATCCATACAACGCGTAGATCATTTGCAAACTGGCCGTATGCCGGCTCTTCGATTTTAATGGGGCAGTTGTGATTTCGCTCTCGTAGGGCGTGTCGCTGCGTGGGGAGGCCCTTGGCCTTCGGAAGTCTGAAAGTTGCGAAGCATTCAGGCTGACGAAGGGAACCAAGGGCCGTGTCCGACGGTACGACATTGTTGTTTGGGCTGCCAGGAGTGAGGGTTGAGCGTGTCGAGCGCTGGGCCGACGGGACACGGGTAGTACACGCGGTGACCGCGAGCGAGTCGGCGGCGGCGTGCCCGTCGTGTGGGGTGTTGTCCACCTCGGTGAAGGCCCGAGTCGCCACCGCGCCGAAGGATATCCCGTACGGTGAGGAACGAATCATGCTGCAGTGGAACAAGACCCGCTGGCGTTGCCGGGAGGACTACTGCGAACGTGGATCCTTTACCGAGTCCATCGCGCAGGTGCCGGCGCGGGCTCGCACGACCCTGCGGTTGCGCACTCAGGTCGGCGCGGCGATTGGGGATGCGGCCCGTTCTGTGGCCGAGGTCGCAGACAGCCACGGCGTGTCGTGGCCGACCGCGCACCGCGCGTTCGTCGCACACGCCGAGTCGCTGCTGGTTGAGCCACAGCCAGCCGCGGTGCTGGGCATCGATGAGACCCGTCGCGGAAAGCCCAGGTGGGAACGCTGCGCCGCGACGCAGCGGTGGACGCGGGTGGACCCGTGGGACACCGGGTTCGTCGACCTGGCCGGCGATCAGGGCCTGCTCGGTCAGCGAGAAGGCCGCAGCAGCGCCACCGTGATCGACTGGCTGCGCGAACGCAGCGAGGAGTTCCGGGCCGGGGTGCAGTTCGTGGCCATCGACCCGGCCGCGGTCTACGCGACGGCGATCCCGCACCCCGGACCTGCTGCCGAACGCGACGATCGTGGTCGATCACTTCCATCTGGTGAAGCTCGGCAACGACGCGGTCACCAGGTGCGCCGCCGCGTAACCTGGGACCTCCGTGATCGTCGCGGCCGTAAACTCGATCCCGAATGGGCGAACCGCCGACGGCTGCTGCGCGCACGGGAATGTCTGTCAGACAAGAGTTTCGCGAAGATGTGGAATGCGATCGTCGCCGAGGACGACAGCGCACAGATCCTCTCAGCGTGGATCGCCAAGGAAGAGCTGCGCACCGTGCTGTCCACCGTGCGGGTCGGCGGCGACCCGCATCTGACGCGGCACCGCCTGCACCGGTTCCTGTCCTGGTGCATCGATTCGCAAATCCCGGAACTGCTGACCCTGGCCGCCACCGTGGACACCTGGTGCCCGAGATCAACGCCTTCATCCAAACCGGAATCACCAACGCCGGCACCGAGGGATACAACCGGCTCGTCAAGCAGGTCAAGCGCGTCGGCTGCGGCTTCCGGAATCGAGACAACTCGGCCCGCCGGATACGATTCCACTGCACCCGCAAACAGCGGGCCGCAACCCAGACATCATGCTGATTGCCCGCTCAAAATCGAAGAGCCCGTATGCCGCATCGTAAGCGCTCGCTTTGCCGTTGCAATCACTGCAATGCCCGTAGAAATGCATTCCGCACATTGCATTACGGCCAGCATCCACCTCGTGCCCGCTAACCCGCAGAGAGAACCGGTTCACGAGCATTTCGTTGCCGGCGCACCGTGGAGGTACGTGGGCCTTCGTCATTCGGCGCTTGTCGCCGCACATACCGCAGGTGAAGAGTCAACGTCAATTTCGTAGTGGACCGAGGACTCGTTTGGCACTCACGTTGGACACGCCCGCAAGGGGAGGGCTCGCGTCCGACAATGCAATGCTTGTCAGCGACGAGCTGCTGCGACATTTACCCATAACTTATCTATGGCTCCGCGTCCGCCATCCCGCTGAACCCCTTGCATGGGCCCAAGCAGCCGTCGCAATGAAGATAACCTTGCTCGGCTCCCCATTTCAAAATCTCGTAGCGACGAGAATTGCTAAGATCCAGCGTGAGCTCGGTGAAACGCGCCTGTGGATATCTAGGACGGGCAACCATTGAGACTTCGTGAGCCATTACGTTACGCGCGTTTCCGTACGCGAGTATTGGATACGTGGAGCCGATTCGGTGCTCGCAATCCTTGGATTTGCAAACAGTGCAATCCCCTGCGCTGTCCCGTTCGGCAACCTTGTCATACGTAAGCCCCGTGGTGTGGTCGCACTCATCCACGAGACGGTCGCATACTGAACACTCGAATTCGCTTGTCAGGCCCGCGGACATACCTATACGGATGTGCGACATCCGAATTGAACAACTAGTCCAAAAATCACCGTCGCGAAATGTGATTGGGCAGCCGAAAAGCCCTCGTCGAACGAAAGCCGCTCGATGGATTGCCTCGTGTGCGGTTTCGCTCAGATTGTGATCCTCGAGGAAATTCAGAGCGGCAACAGCTGATTTCTCAGACTTGCGGATTCGCGGTTCAATCTCCTGCAAAAGATCTGGGCTAAGCGTCGTGGTGAATTCGTCCCACTGCGCGCGGAGACGGCTCTGAATACGCAGGCGTGCATCGTCATCGTCCTCCATGAGAGGCATGTGCATGACGGGCACTGAGCCCCGCTGTGCGTCAAGCATCTGCATAACAGCGGCGAATTTATCGTCGGCCACCTGCAAAGCCCGGCGACCATTCACATCAAGATAGCGGACCCGACTCGGGCCGCCCGCGGGTGGAACTGGCCCCCACTGAACTACCGTCGCCTTGAACTGCAGGCCCTTATTCTTCAAGGTCATCCGTGAGTCGGCGTTGATCACCTTTTGATAGCAGATTAAGCGCGTCCATAACGTCCGCGCCGCTGCCCTCAAGTTCGTAGGTTTCCGAAATTCCCGCGTTCATATCCAGCTTGGCGATGGAGACTTTCAAGGGCAGCGCCTCTGCTTCGCTCGTCGTCCAGCCTTGAGACTGTCGACGTATTTCAATGAAGTGCTGAATCGTGGGGATCAACCAGTCGCTTGCGAGACTCACGACGGCGACAGCGAGTGCCCAAACTTCGACAGCACTGAACTCCTGCAAGTATCTCCGCGAATTTGCAGGGGTCGAAAACTCTACGGCGGCGCCCCCAGCGCGGGCCACCTTAGGCAAGTAACGAACGTTGTCGGTATACAACGGAAAACGTTCGTCAGTGTCCTCAGCCGAAGTGCGCGTCGGTAGTACGTAGACCGTTTCTGCCTCGACCTGCGCGGGCAAGGCCCCAGCGAGCGGTATCCAGATACCCCGCGTGACGCGCGCTGACATGGGACACGTATAGCTTTGTAAGCCCCACAAGGGGCAGCGCGGTCGGTCAAGCCTCGGGCAGGTCTCGATATTGCAGTCCTCGAAGCTTTTGCGAAGGCCCCGAGCGGTCTAACGAGTTCGTCCAAATCGGTGCGCCAACTGGTGGGAGGAAAGCTATTTGATCCTGCGCTTCCGGCAACGAGGCGAACACGCCGATACGGACCCATTTTGCTGATGCTTCGATGGAGAGACAGTCGAAAATGCCCGGTTTTAGCTGTGACTTGTCGTCCCCGGTCCCGATCCAACCAGCGGCGTTTATTTTCGAGCAGATGCCCCTGTTTATGTAACCGGTCCCGTATACGCATTCTATTCCTGCAGGGGGGGCGATCGTGGGACCGCTGCCTAGGTCACACAGATTTTTCCTTGTGGAGGATCACGTCCGCCTTGCTTGCGTCAGTGAATGGGGCACCGGGCAAATGTTCGGGTGCGGTCGACTTGTTGGTGACGTACGGATCGCGCCAGAGAAAATGAGTGGCGGCTAACCCCTGGCACATGTGACCATCGAGGGATGACCTCTAGGACAAAACGCCGTGAAACACGGCGCCGTAGACGAGCAAAGGCAGAGGCGACAAGCCCGGGCATCGACCGCCACGGTGCAGTAATGATGACTGTGATAGCGGAGTCCGCGGCCTTGCTGCAGCAGGCACCTGGTGGCGAAGCCACCCTCCCGTGGCTGGAACAGCAACTGGCAGACACCATCGACTCGCTATCTGCTGGGCTCAGCCGGTACACCACATTCGCTGTTTGCGAGGTGTCCCGGCTTAACTTGTTGCCGTGGACCTTCA contains:
- a CDS encoding helix-turn-helix domain-containing protein, with the translated sequence MEDNPFKGLPLLLSVPHAAELLGISRAAAYRLVNSGELPVRRLGGRVYVVTSGLRELAS
- a CDS encoding IS3 family transposase (programmed frameshift), encoding MPSKYDENTKARAVRLVREHRDDYDSEWAAMKAIAGRLGMNAETLRKWVRQAEVDAGEAAGMSSEESRELRELRRKTRELEATIEILKAATTFFRAGVRPATPLICAFIDEHKERFGVVPICRALGIQGVAIAPRTYWAHRSSAPSKRALWDTTITEILAGYYEPDADGKHPPESLYGSLKMWAHLQRQGIPVARRTVERIMRHNGWRGVMRARRPPRTTERDPAADRAPDLVGRNWRVGAPNLLEVADFTYVPLDTGGFGYTAFVVDAYAGLIPGWECSMVKDTGFVERALRHAAIFRARQGHPFNDTIHHSDAGSQYTAIHYSETLMLEGLIPSIGTVGDALDNALCETTIGLYKTECVRPGSPFRTGPIRTVADLENMTSGWVSWYNERRLMHRLGRIPPAEVEAEYYARLQAGEHTGHT
- a CDS encoding transposase family protein; the protein is MFTYSAICDVPEETLLHVTALLHAHRREIGTRAGRRAGTARTQAKLVLRWFRDDAPIRLLAFEAELPISTSYRYLHEAIDVIAEQTPELHDVLDRAKREQWSHLTLDGTLIEIDRVNERAEAGHHLWYSGKHKTQGGNVQILADPGGFPVWSSEVEPGSVHDITAARAHCLGALYKAAADGVPTLTDKGYEGAGIGVHSPVKGRDLDVANRSYNTLLTATRAIGERANAELKERWRCLRRIRLCPTRIGQIVAAAIVLSTLQRGNY
- a CDS encoding transposase — encoded protein: MPEINAFIQTGITNAGTEGYNRLVKQVKRVGCGFRNRDNSARRIRFHCTRKQRAATQTSC